The genomic region GTACACTCTCGGTTTTCCTGCAGCTGTCCTGACTGCCGTTGCTTTCCTGGCGGAGCGGCGCACTTTTACCGCTTACAAGGCATCTTCAAGGATATACATATCCCTGATCGCGATCGCCTTCGGCTTTTACGCGGTACTAGGCGGCCTGACAGTTCCCGAACATGGCATGCCAGGCCTGGGATGGCTGCATTATGAGAACGTGTTCTCTTATTCTCTGATGCCGATCTATTTCTGGCGGATGCTAATCGGTTTATGCATCACCATACTGATCATCCGCACGCTCCATATGTTCGACCTCGAGTACCGTGAGCGGCTGGAGGTAGCCGAAGGGGAGCGGGCGCTTGCCGTGGAGCGCCAGCGGATAGCCCGTGATCTTCATGATGGCGTCGTGCAGGCGATCTATGCTACCGGACTGCAGCTCCAGGTCGCCGAGAATAACGTGACAACCAGGCCTGAAAGGACAACGCTGCTGATACAGGGTGTACTTGGCCAGCTCAACGATGTGATCACCAACATCCGCAGGTACATTTACAACCTGGCAGTGGCTGGGGAGGACGAAGCCGGATTTGAAAAATACATTAACAAGATCATCGATGATTTTTCCGCCGCCAGCTCGATTCCAGTCAGTCTTCGGATAGAGGGCAAGCGGGTCGAACTGACTCCAAAACAGAAGCAGAACATCGCTTTCATCACCCAGGAATGTCTCAGTAACGTCTTGAAACATTCAGGGGCGTCCCAGGCAGAGATCAGATTCGATTTCACGCCGGAGGCGCTCGTCTTCTCAGTCCGGGACGATGGCTCGGGCTTCCTGGGAGACAGGCAACAGCCGGCAACTGACAAAAGTGGGAGGGGCATCAGGGGTATGAGGGAAAGGGCGCAAGCCATCGATGCCGATATGGTAATCAGCGGCAATGCCAGCGATGGCGGAACCCTGGTTTCGGTAACAATCCCCTATAAGAAGGCAAGAGGTTTCTCATGATGGTCTTTTCTGGAACAGGCCCGGTCAAGATACTCATCGTCGATGATCACCAGGTCGTCAGAATGGGATTGCGGACGCTGCTGGAACACCAGGGTGGCCTGAAAGTCGTCGGCGAGGCGGGAACGGCCGCCGAAGCCATCGAGATGGCGCAGTCGCTGCAACCGGATCTCGTCCTGATGGATGTACGCCTGCCAGATCAAAGCGGCATCGAGGCCTGCCGGCAGATCCGGTCTGCCGATCCCGGCATCCGGGTTCTGATGCTGACTTCCTATTCCAGCGACGAGGCAATATTCGCGGCCACCATGGCCGGCGCCTCGGGCTATCTGCTCAAACGGCTGGATGCGGAGCAGCTGTATACGTCGATCATCGCCATCGGCCAGGGGCAGACGCTTTTGGATCCGACCCTCAGCGAAGCGGTAGTCAAGAGGGTCAAGGAGATCAGCGAGGGTGAGCCCAGCCGCGGAGTCGATGCCCTGACCGAGAGAGAAAGAGAAATACTGAAACTCATCGCCGACGGTCTGACGAACAAGGAGATAGCGGACAGGATCAATCTTGGCGAGAAGACCGTACGGAACCATATAACCACGATCTTCATGAAGCTCGGCGTCTCACACCGTACCCAGGCGGCTATCCATTACCTGAGCAGGAATCCGTCGGATCTGGAATAAAACTGAATGGAGTGATCAGAACGGAAGCTTCAGATAACAGCCAGGACACCACGGAAGAAGAGATCTGGACTCTGGAAGAAGCTTATTTCACGAACCTGTACAAAGCGGAGCATGCCGCTGTTCTCAGTGTTCTCCATAAGCGATTCCTCGCCTGGCCCGATTCCATGGAGCAACCGATCGACGTGGAGGGCAGCGCCCGCTTCATGAGGCGCCTGGCGCCGGAACCGACTTCCTGCTCCATCAGGATCGAAAGGGAAGGCATCAGGGTGCTCGGGGGCATCGCGCTGACTCAGTTCAAAGTCCATGTCAGCGATGGTGAGGCCGCTGCCGCAGGCAATGTGCGGTCGTCGCGGATAACCCACACCTGGGTGAAAGACGGCGAAAGCTGGAAACTGCTGGGCGGAATGAGCTGCGACCTATGAGACAGCCAGCCGAATCACTTGAGTCGATTCCGGGGGTAGGGCCGAAGATCGCACAGAAATTGCGACTGATCGGCGTCACCCGTGTGAGCGACCTCGATAATGCCGATCCTGAAGAGCTCTACGGTAAACTCGAAAAAACCATGGGAACGCATATAGATCCGTGTGTACTTTACGTGTTCAGAACCGCGGTCTACTTCGCGAGCGAGCAAAGGCACGACCCCGAGAAGCTTAAATGGTGGAACTGGAAAGATGCTGTCTGATGACGGTCTTTGTCTCTCCGATCCCAGTAGCGCGCCGGTTATGTAATATCCACTGAGATTCCAGCTTCCCTCTTTTCGTGTTTAAAACCCCGCGAATCCGGAAAACACAATCGGGCGTGGGCTGTGAGCCGCTGACAGCCTGAACGCAACAGGCAACCGATTCGCCAGGTGGAGGGCGCGCTATGCGTAAGTTCCCAAAGTCCAGCAACGTCCCCCAAGCCCAAGCCTTGCTTCTGAAAACCCCTTATGTTATATTTCCTTGTTCGTGCCTGGGCACGGGTCCTATTTCCCTGCAATAAACCCATCCTCGAGGGGTGAGCCTTTTTGGAGCAACTTTCTGATTACGCTGTGAGTCCCCGCCAACGGAGAACCTTCTCCAAGCTAGAAAAGATTTTAGAGGTACCCAACCTCATCGATATCCAGAAGCAATCTTATGCGTGGTTCCTTGACGAGGGCGTCCGCGAGACCATCGCCGACATCTCTCCGATAGAGGACTACACCGGCACCCTTGCCGTCGAATTCGGTGAACATCATTTCGAGCCGCCTTCAAGCACCATCGAAGAATGCCGTGACAAGGACGGCAACTACTCGGCGCCCCTGTTCATGACTATCAGGTTCATCAACAAGGAGACCGGCGAGATCCGTGAGCAGTCTGTGTTCATGGGCGATTTCCCCATGATGACCGAGTGGGGCACCTTCATCATCAACGGAACCGAGCGCGTGGTAGTCACGCAGCTGGTCCGTTCGCCGGGCGCCTACGTCATGGAGCCCAAGGACAACACCAAGCAGATGTTCGTGGCCAACCTGATGCCGTCGCGAGGCTCCTGGCTGGAGCTGGAGATCGACAAGAAGGGCATCGTCAACGTCCGCATCGATCGCAAGCGCAAGCTGCCGGTCACCGTGCTTCTGCGGGCGCTGGGCTATGGCTCCGACGAAGATATAGTCAAGCTGTTCAAGCTTGAGAAGAAGACCCGCAAGAAGGAAGGCCGCGAGGAGACCGAGTGGATCTGGGGCTCCGGCAAGGAATCGATCTACATCCAGAAGACCCTGGAGAAAGACACGACCGACAGCCAGGAAGCGGCCCTCGTCGAGCTCTTCAAGAAGCAGCGTCCCGGCGAGCCGCCGACGCTGGAGAGCTCCAAGTCGCTGATCAAGGCGCTCTTCTTCGATCCCAAGCGTTACGATCTGACCAAGGTCGGCCGCTACAAACTGAACACACGCCTGGGCCTCAACGTGAAGCCCACCGTGCGTACGCTGACCAATGACGACATCCTCGAGCTGATCCGGGCGCTGATCATCCTGCCGGAGAAGCTGGAGATACCGGAAGACACCGTCGATTTTGCCGCCGAGGCCAAGGGGATGCCCCGCGAGGAGATAACCCACGACCTCGACGAGTATGAGCACTTCGGCAACCGCCGCCTGCGCACCGTCGGCGAACTGGTTCAGGAAGCCTTCCGCATCGGCCTCTACCGCATGGAGCGGGTCGTCAAGGAGCGCATGACCACCGAGGACGTCGACGCGATCACGCCTCAGCATATTATCAATATCCGGCCGGTAGTCGCCGCCCTCAAGGAATTCTTCGGCTCTTCGCAGCTGTCGCAGTTCCTGGATCAGACCAATACCCTGGCGGCCCTGACTCACCGCCGCCGTCTGAGCGCCCTGGGCGCCGGCGGACTGACGCGCGAGCGTGCTCCCATCGAAGTGCGCGACGTCCACCCGACTCACTACGGACGCATGTGCCCCATCGAGACGCCGGAAGGACCGAACATCGGCCTCATCGGCTCACTCTCGTCGTTCGCCACGGTCAACGAGTTCGGCTTCATCCAGACTCCTTACCGCAAGGTGGAGAAGGGCAGGGTCACCGACGAGATCATCTACCTGGACGCCAGCGAAGAAGACAAGTATGTCATCGCCCAGGCGAACGCCGAGTTCGATCCCAAGACCGGCAAGTTCCCGGCCGACGCCTCGGTGCTGGCCCGTACCCGCGACGGCGAAGTAGTCACCGTCCCGCCCAAGGAACTCGACTTCATGGACGTCTCGCCGCAGCAGATCGTATCGGTGGCGACGGCGCTGGTCCCGTTCCTCGAGCACAACGACGCCAACCGCGCCCTCATGGGCTCGAACATGCAGCGCCAGGCAGTGCCTCTGCTGGTCTCGGAGGCGCCGCTGGTCGGCACCGGCATCGAGTTCCGCGCCGCCATCGACACCGGCGACGTCATCCTGGCCAAGAACTCCGGCAAGGTGAAGGAGATCGACGGCGCCCATATAGTAGTCGAGTCCAGCAAGGGCGATGACAGCTATGTACTTTCCAAGTTCACCCGTACCAACCAGGGCACGCTGATGCATCAGAGGCCGCTGGTGATCGAGGGCGAGCGCGTCAAGAAGGGCGCAGTCCTGGCCGACGGCGCCTCGACCGACATGGGTGAGATGGCGCTGGGCAAGAACCTGCTGGTCGCCTTCATGAGCTGGGAAGGCTACAACTTCGAGGATGCCATCATCCTCAGCGAGCGGCTGGTCAAGGACGACGTCCTTTCATCCATTCATATCGAGGAATATGAAGTCGAGGCCCGGAGCACCAAGCTGGGCGACGAAGAGATAACCCGTGATATCCCCAACCGTAGTGAAGAGTCCCTGGCAGACCTTGACGAAGACGGCATCATCCGCGTCGGCGCCGAGGTCAACTCGGGCGACCTGCTGGTTGGTAAGGTGACTCCCAAGGGTGAGACAGAACTCACCGCCGAGGAAAAACTGATCCGCGCCATCTTCAAGGAGAAGGCGCGCGAAGTGCGCGACACCTCGCTCAAGGTTCCCCACGGTGAAGGCGGCCGCGTCATCGACGTGAAGATATTCTCGCGCGACAACGGCGACGACCTCGCTCCGGGAGTCAACAAGCTGGTCCGTGTGTACGTGGCCAAGAAGCGCAAGATCTCCGAGGGTGACAAGCTCGCCGGCCGCCACGGCAACAAGGGCGTCATCTCCAAGATCGTCCCCGAAGAGGACATGCCGTTTCTCGAGGACGGAACGCCGGTTGACATCATCCTCAACCCGCTGGGCGTCCCATCCCGTATGAACATCGGGCAGATCCTGGAGACGCACCTGGGCTGGGCCGCTTCACGCGGCTGGGATGACGGCGAAGGCTTCACCAAGCCGGTACACGTGGCTACGCCGGTATTCGACGGCGCCTCACTCGGTGAGGTCGAGGAAGCGCTGATCAAGTGCTACGAGCAGGACCCGGAGAAGAAGATCACCTATACGTACGATAACGACGAACCCAATCCGGCCTCGGGCAAGGTGAAGCTCTACAACGGCCTCACCGGCGAGCCCTACGGCGACAAGATCACGGTCGGCTACATGTATATCCTGAAACTGCTCCATCTGGTGGACGACAAGATCCACGCCCGTTCCACCGGCCCCTACTCGCTGGTCACCCAGCAGCCTCTGGGCGGCAAGGCTCAGTTCGGCGGCCAGAGGTTCGGAGAGATGGAGGTCTGGGCGCTGGAAGCTTACGGAGCGGCCCATACCCTGCAGGAGATGCTGACCATCAAATCGGATGACACCATCGGCCGGGTCAAGGCCTACGAGGCCATCGTCAAGGGCGAGAACATCCCCGAGCCGAACATCCCCGAGTCCTTCAAGGTACTGCTGAAGGAGATGCAGAGCCTGGGCCTCGATGTAGGCATCGAGACCGACGAGGGCGAGAGCGTCGAGATGATCGAGGAAGACGACGAGCTGCGCCGTGCCGCCGAGGAACTCGGCATCGACCTGTCGCAGGGGCTGAAGAAGAAGGAAGCTCCGCTGGACGAGGAAGAAGCGGAAGCAGAGGACATCATGGCCGCCGACCAGGAGCTCTCAGAAGCGCCGGCTCCGGAAGAAGAGGTCGAGGTTGAATAATATTAACGTCAAAAATCCAGACTCCGGGAGGAACTGTTGCTAGACATCAATAATTTTGATGCCATCCGGATAGGCCTCGCGTCTTCCGAGAAGATCAGGGCCTGGTCTTCAGGCGAGGTCACCAAGCCAGAGACCATCAACTACCGTACTCTCAAACCCGAGAAGGACGGACTCTTCTGCGAGCGCATCTTCGGCCCCACCAAGGACTGGGAATGCTACTGCGGCAAGTACAAGAGGGTCCGCTACAAGGGCATCATCTGCGAACGCTGCGGCGTCGAGGTGACGAGGTCCAAGGTGCGCCGCGAGCGCATGGGCCACATCGACCTGGCCGCGCCGGTCTCACACATCTGGTTCTTCAAGGGCGTTCCCTCGCGCATGGGTTACCTGCTCGACATCGCCCCCAAGGAGCTGGAGAAGGTGCTGTACTTCGCCGGTTCCATCGTCACTTTCGTCGATCACGAGAAGCGCGCTGCCGACGCCGAGGTCCTGCAGGAGAAGGTCAACGCGGCCATCGAGCAGATCCACGCTGACAAGCAGGAGCGTATCGCCGACCTCGAAGCCGCGTTGGAGCGCCGCATGCGGGTGCTCGACGGCGAGGCCACCGCTGACGAGGTCGAGGACGAAGCCCTCGCGATCTACGGCAGCACCGAGAAAAAAGACCGCAAGCTCACCAAGAAGGAGACCGAGCAGAAGCGGGCAGCGATCGAGAAAGAGATCACCGAAGACATCAAGGACACGGCGGAATACGCCGAGGAGCAGGCCGCTCGCCTGCTGGTCATCTGGGAGGAATTCCAGAAGCTGGAAGTCCAGCAGATCGTCGGCGACGAGCAGCTCTTCCGCGAGCTCAAGGA from Actinomycetota bacterium harbors:
- a CDS encoding sensor histidine kinase → MQKYHDLIESNITLIIFAYGLTYFSAGLAIALQPLQLSKFRLARYLWMLAAFGIIHGIAEWGDIFIPIQSPYLSEFWIFRLQDFQFIAWAVSYIFLLQFGATITGYHLSLNQSVRSTILRLLPFWGMAVTIIGVFVVPHPYEESFIRYTLGFPAAVLTAVAFLAERRTFTAYKASSRIYISLIAIAFGFYAVLGGLTVPEHGMPGLGWLHYENVFSYSLMPIYFWRMLIGLCITILIIRTLHMFDLEYRERLEVAEGERALAVERQRIARDLHDGVVQAIYATGLQLQVAENNVTTRPERTTLLIQGVLGQLNDVITNIRRYIYNLAVAGEDEAGFEKYINKIIDDFSAASSIPVSLRIEGKRVELTPKQKQNIAFITQECLSNVLKHSGASQAEIRFDFTPEALVFSVRDDGSGFLGDRQQPATDKSGRGIRGMRERAQAIDADMVISGNASDGGTLVSVTIPYKKARGFS
- a CDS encoding response regulator transcription factor, yielding MVFSGTGPVKILIVDDHQVVRMGLRTLLEHQGGLKVVGEAGTAAEAIEMAQSLQPDLVLMDVRLPDQSGIEACRQIRSADPGIRVLMLTSYSSDEAIFAATMAGASGYLLKRLDAEQLYTSIIAIGQGQTLLDPTLSEAVVKRVKEISEGEPSRGVDALTEREREILKLIADGLTNKEIADRINLGEKTVRNHITTIFMKLGVSHRTQAAIHYLSRNPSDLE
- a CDS encoding nuclear transport factor 2 family protein gives rise to the protein MIRTEASDNSQDTTEEEIWTLEEAYFTNLYKAEHAAVLSVLHKRFLAWPDSMEQPIDVEGSARFMRRLAPEPTSCSIRIEREGIRVLGGIALTQFKVHVSDGEAAAAGNVRSSRITHTWVKDGESWKLLGGMSCDL
- a CDS encoding TfoX/Sxy family DNA transformation protein; protein product: MRQPAESLESIPGVGPKIAQKLRLIGVTRVSDLDNADPEELYGKLEKTMGTHIDPCVLYVFRTAVYFASEQRHDPEKLKWWNWKDAV
- a CDS encoding DNA-directed RNA polymerase subunit beta; translation: MEQLSDYAVSPRQRRTFSKLEKILEVPNLIDIQKQSYAWFLDEGVRETIADISPIEDYTGTLAVEFGEHHFEPPSSTIEECRDKDGNYSAPLFMTIRFINKETGEIREQSVFMGDFPMMTEWGTFIINGTERVVVTQLVRSPGAYVMEPKDNTKQMFVANLMPSRGSWLELEIDKKGIVNVRIDRKRKLPVTVLLRALGYGSDEDIVKLFKLEKKTRKKEGREETEWIWGSGKESIYIQKTLEKDTTDSQEAALVELFKKQRPGEPPTLESSKSLIKALFFDPKRYDLTKVGRYKLNTRLGLNVKPTVRTLTNDDILELIRALIILPEKLEIPEDTVDFAAEAKGMPREEITHDLDEYEHFGNRRLRTVGELVQEAFRIGLYRMERVVKERMTTEDVDAITPQHIINIRPVVAALKEFFGSSQLSQFLDQTNTLAALTHRRRLSALGAGGLTRERAPIEVRDVHPTHYGRMCPIETPEGPNIGLIGSLSSFATVNEFGFIQTPYRKVEKGRVTDEIIYLDASEEDKYVIAQANAEFDPKTGKFPADASVLARTRDGEVVTVPPKELDFMDVSPQQIVSVATALVPFLEHNDANRALMGSNMQRQAVPLLVSEAPLVGTGIEFRAAIDTGDVILAKNSGKVKEIDGAHIVVESSKGDDSYVLSKFTRTNQGTLMHQRPLVIEGERVKKGAVLADGASTDMGEMALGKNLLVAFMSWEGYNFEDAIILSERLVKDDVLSSIHIEEYEVEARSTKLGDEEITRDIPNRSEESLADLDEDGIIRVGAEVNSGDLLVGKVTPKGETELTAEEKLIRAIFKEKAREVRDTSLKVPHGEGGRVIDVKIFSRDNGDDLAPGVNKLVRVYVAKKRKISEGDKLAGRHGNKGVISKIVPEEDMPFLEDGTPVDIILNPLGVPSRMNIGQILETHLGWAASRGWDDGEGFTKPVHVATPVFDGASLGEVEEALIKCYEQDPEKKITYTYDNDEPNPASGKVKLYNGLTGEPYGDKITVGYMYILKLLHLVDDKIHARSTGPYSLVTQQPLGGKAQFGGQRFGEMEVWALEAYGAAHTLQEMLTIKSDDTIGRVKAYEAIVKGENIPEPNIPESFKVLLKEMQSLGLDVGIETDEGESVEMIEEDDELRRAAEELGIDLSQGLKKKEAPLDEEEAEAEDIMAADQELSEAPAPEEEVEVE